One region of Wyeomyia smithii strain HCP4-BCI-WySm-NY-G18 chromosome 3, ASM2978416v1, whole genome shotgun sequence genomic DNA includes:
- the LOC129732584 gene encoding 60S ribosomal protein L24 gives MKIGLCAFSGFKIYPASGKTLVKADGKTFTFINKKCERSFLMKRNPRKVKWTVLYRRKHKKGIVEEATKKRTRRTQKFQRAIVGASITDIMAKRNMKPEVRKAQRDQAIKVAKEAKKAKQAEKKIKAQPTTKQPKQKAAKVSQKAAPRVGGKR, from the exons atgaa gATTGGCCTGTGCGCATTCAGTGGATTCAAAATTTACCCCGCGAGTGGTAAAACATTGGTTAAAGCCGATGGCAAA ACATTTACCTTCATCAACAAAAAATGCGAGCGTTCCTTCTTGATGAAGCGTAACCCGCGTAAGGTTAAATGGACGGTATTATACCGAAGGAAGCACAAGAAAGGTATCGTTGAGGAAGCCACCAAGAAGCGTACTCGCCGGACGCAAAAATTCCAGCGCGCTATTGTTGGAGCTTCTATCACTGATATCATGGCTAAGCGTAACATGAAGCCAGAGGTGCGCAAAGCTCAGCGAGATCAGGCTATCAA GGTTGCAAAGGAAGCTAAGAAAGCCAAACAGGCTGAGAAGAAAATTAAAGCTCAACCGACTACCAAGCAGCCAAAACAAAAAGCCGCGAAAGTGTCCCAGAAGGCTGCTCCACGCGTAGGAGGAAAGCGATAA
- the LOC129732576 gene encoding protein disulfide-isomerase A5 — MLLKYILFIALLFALELETAYAKTNSKNAVVEGITDMKELKKLFRTKNNVLVLFVSSLKEAQATVIAFREAAEVIKGQGTMVLLDCSNSDMKKICKKLKANPAPHALKHFKDGDFHKDYDRQLTVTSLANFMRDPTGDLPWEEDPIGVDVTHVPDSVALAKFLKKEVRPVLVMFYAPWCGFCKTLKPEFSAAASELKPKYVLAAIDVNRPENSIIRKQYNITGFPTLLYYENGRMKHTFDGENNKAGIVAFMKNPASPPPAKPKEPDWASEASSEIVHLSNANFEPALKDEKSALVMFYAPWCGHCKKMKPEYEKAASLMKEQKIAGVLAALDATKEQAIGQQFGVKGYPTVKYFSNGEFKFDVNLREANKIVEFMKNPSEPPPPPAPETPWEEEQNQVVHLNDETFKTFLKKKKHALVMFYAPWCGHCKRAKPEFAGAAEHFKEDPKIALAAVDCTRYNAVCGVYEVRGYPTLKYFSYLKTVREYNGGRTQNDFIKFLSDPEAPAPEKPPPEPYGDYPGSDKIIMISDKNVDDVLHNEDRLLVMFYAPWCGHCKRMKPEFAETANLLVKTNVSGKVAAVDCTEQTKTAEKFEIQGFPTLKFFVRGKFIANYEGKRTAQAMYEYIRSNGATTKDEL, encoded by the exons AtgcttttaaaatatattttgttcATAGCACTG CTTTTTGCCCTTGAACTTGAAACAGCGTATGCAAAAACAAACTCCAAAAATGCTGTGGTAGAAGGTATCACGGACATGAAGGAACTTAAAAAGCTTTTCAGAACCAAAAACAATGTGTTGGTTTTGTTCGTAAGTAGTTTGAAAGAGGCCCAAGCAACCGTAATCGCATTCCGTGAAGCAGCCGAAGTCATCAAAGGTCAAGGAACGATGGTATTACTGGATTGCAGCAACAGcgatatgaaaaaaatttgtaaaaagctaaaagctaatcCAGCACCCCATGCATTGAAGCACTTTAAAGACGGCGATTTCCATAAAGACTATGATCGCCAACTGACTGTTACTAGCTTGGCTAATTTCATGAGAGATCCTACAGGAGATCTCCCTTGGGAGGAAGATCCCATTGGAGTCGATGTTACACACGTTCCAGATTCAGTT GCTCTcgcaaaatttctcaaaaaagaAGTACGCCCGGTGCTGGTAATGTTTTACGCACCGTGGTGTGGATTCTGTAAAACGCTTAAACCTGAGTTCTCTGCAGCTGCCAGTGAGCTGAAACCCAAATATGTTCTAGCAGCTATAGATGTGAATCgtccagaaaattcaattattcgcaAACAATATAATATCACTGGTTTTCCAACTTTGTTGTATTATGA AAATGGGCGCATGAAGCACACCTTCGACGGGGAAAATAATAAAGCCGGAATAGTTGCTTTTATGAAAAACCCAGCCTCACCGCCCCCTGCTAAACCTAAAGAACCAGACTGGGCATCAGAAGCAAGTTCTGAAATTGTACACTTAAGTAACGCTAATTTTGAACCGGCGTTGAAAGATGAAAAATCTGCGCTAGTAATGTTCTATGCTCCATGGTGTGGTCATTGCAAGAAGATGAAACCCGAATATGAAAAAGCAGCCAGCCTAATGAAGGAGCAGAAGATAGCCGGTGTTTTAGCCGCGCTTGATGCTACCAAAGAACAGGCAATCGGTCAACAGTTCGGGGTAAAGGGTTATCCTACCGTGAAATATTTCAGCAATGGCGAGTTCAAATTTGATGTGAATTTAAGGGAAGCAAACAAAATTGTCGAATTCATGAAG AACCCGTCCGAACCACCACCACCTCCGGCTCCAGAAACGCCATGGGAAGAGGAACAAAACCAAGTCGTTCATCTCAATGATGAgacatttaaaacatttttgaagaaaaagaaGCACGCTCTAGTAATGTTTTATGCTCCAT GGTGCGGCCATTGCAAGCGTGCTAAGCCTGAGTTTGCAGGCGCTGCAGAACATTTCAAAGAAGATCCCAAAATAGCGCTGGCAGCGGTTGACTGTACCCGTTACAATGCAGTTTGCGGGGTCTATGAAGTTCGTGGGTACCCAACTTTGAAATATTTCAGCTATCTTAAAACTGTTAGAGAATACAACGGCGGAAGAACACAAAATGATTTCATTAAGTTTCTTTCGGATCCCGAAGCGCCTGCTCCAGAAAAGCCACCTCCAGAACCATATGGGGATTATCCTGGTTCAGATAAGATTATCATGATCAGTGACAAAAACGTAGATGATGTGCTGCACAATGAGGATCGTTTACTGGTTATGTTCTATGCTCCATGGTGCGGACACTGCAAACGCATGAAACCGGAGTTTGCTGAAACAGCAAATCTACTGGTGAAAACCAACGTATCTGGCAAGGTGGCAGCTGTTGATTGCactgaacaaaccaaaacagcagaaaaattcGAAATACAAGGATTTCCAACGTTGAAATTTTTCGTGCGGGGGAAGTTTATTGCCAACTACGAAGGAAAGCGCACGGCCCAGGCAATGTATGAATATATTCGCTCAAACGGAGCCACCACCAAAGACGAATTGTAA
- the LOC129732575 gene encoding uncharacterized protein LOC129732575, giving the protein MEESHHRTIMDHLDLGTGGHHMQEDLSKGVLRTIHHVENGTLHFITIPPASNSREQEYIESSLLGADLLSSHLPNGLLVDYISTPGPATPNGNSFHSQSTSLLDHHAGSGSMQTYSAEDLQTLVDASSLQSSDNDRKLFLQFVNKQPTQLSHEAPVIVTNPKDVTGVNSLNGHDKLTQPSHSQLAGVNHMPVTASTSSFLHYHNQDHLLGTTHTSVNNMINTGNILTTHHAAPHHHHHHHHLQHHHQTQATSHQIVQNNTPQQQQHHHQQSQNQSHLSSLHSMLQSECSPSKMFHVASSVANTSIAISTATSQNCIQMPPLAPLKGVESPKRYLTYQMVQSQGPVMERTACHDTVDVAENFLSRDDLLECAATGEPRSDDDEDAVESNGGPLATANSTFTNTYLPHKKRLSKKLGDSKRTEQIQRHSVISTDHQLQELQSKDSSQDHAKNNLDVAKSKSFSCQLCTDIFEDQLLFFTHLKQHYEPSSGSPSDERKTGDLKKKPKLPRVKHTKKLKNDKSCRGTVEDVETSSNVQDQQQTSAFDGQGFEQAPSNLTDYQQRSQQQNSEVIVNPSQQAVCVESDNAAGEFSETEDMLEGIRNVVQKVQEAVDTDTNDGLGGTSTLERTIITAEEKLWYQAQQQQQHQPQPQQQQQQQQQQQQQQQQQQQQQQQPNQSSSTASDMVKSIDFTSDLGTHEIHINAGSDNFVLFLNKAEFNEDMLHSGNTPHQQATQRTISTVPQPPIPPSHNPPASYMMDSDSQLPQPTIGECDMNMQILDLGSTGIENHPEIVKLVDFNLSTVTAATSTINCQLGSSTKLLKDEQASNPDSDSVINDDGSFYVFDENVETEDSCGEEANTVCSGDEQATYPNTQQYDADAAEDQVAIKCNSTFPSVPPCKKKGRKKLGDLPKKTNKKYPCTEPDCDKVFNSKTAVRYHELQHKNERPYNCMQCSKNFFTSSALKVHERLHSGEKPYKCEECGRAFRQWGDMKYHQSSIHSNEKTHQCEFCGKKFARRYSLVLHRKIHLNEKNYVCDICNKAFRASSYLQSHRMIHTGEKPYSCGICSKKFRCGGDMKRHLKTHDRNSKGESSHKVVQAVEDNLHDKQPNTQITRSSATDVIDLTKVKSEGGSAAKLTSCIQAPPVVTVLSKDIVHAGKIASSVGQQPQLVYLPPTIGDQFRNKPEETVLMDVSRW; this is encoded by the exons ATGGAGGAATCTCATCATCGTACAATAATGGACCACTTAGATCTTGGTACTGGAGGTCACCATATGCAAGAAGATCTATCCAAAGGTGTGTTGCGAACAATTCATCACGTCGAAAATGGAACACTCCATTTTATTACAATACCACCGGCTAGTAATTCTCGAGAACAGGAATACATTGAAAGTTCCCTGCTTGGAGCAGATCTGCTGTCAAGTCACCTTCCGAATGGCTTGTTAGTAGATTATATCAGCACGCCAGGGCCGGCTACCCCAAACGGCAATTCATTTCATTCGCAATCCACAAGCTTACTGGATCACCACGCTGGCAGTGGTAGTATGCAAACATATTCTGCAGAAGATCTGCAAACGTTAGTGGATGCAAGCTCGTTGCAGTCATCAGACAACGATCGAAAGCTTTTTCTTCAATTCGTGAATAAACAGCCAACGCAATTATCTCATGAGGCACCGGTCATAGTAACAAACCCGAAG GATGTAACCGGTGTAAATTCGTTGAACGGACATGACAAATTGACACAGCCATCACATTCACAGTTAGCAGGAGTCAACCACATGCCGGTTACCGCATCTACCAGTAGCTTTCTCCATTATCACAATCAGGATCATCTTCTGGGAACAACACATACTAGTGTTAACAACATGATCAATACAGGGAATATTTTGACTACTCATCATGCCGCgccccatcatcatcatcaccatcaccatCTTCAACATCATCATCAGACGCAAGCGACTTCCCACCAAATTGTGCAGAATAATACACCCCAACAACAACAGCACCATCATCAGCAATCTCAAAATCAATCACATCTGTCTTCACTCCATTCCATGTTACAAAGTGAGTGCTCACCCTCGAAGATGTTCCACGTTGCCTCTTCAGTTGCTAACACGAGTATAGCAATAAGTACTGCTACCAGTCAAAAT TGTATCCAAATGCCTCCACTGGCTCCACTGAAGGGTGTCGAATCTCCGAAACGATATCTTACTTATCAAATGGTGCAGTCGCAAGGACCGGTTATGGAGCGAACAGCTTGCCATGATACAGTAGATGTTGCAGAGAATTTTTTATCCCGTGATGACCTCTTAGAATGCGCTGCTACTGGTGAACCACGTTCGGATGACGATGAAGATGCTGTTGAGTCTAATGGTGGACCGTTAGCTACAGCCAATTCAACCTTTACCAATACATACCTGCCACACAAGAAGCGACTATCTAAAAAGTTAGGTGACTCGAAACGCACTGAGCAGATTCAAAGACATTCTGTCATCTCGACTGATCACCAACTGCAAGAATTGCAAAGCAAGGATTCCTCCCAGGATCATGCCAAGAACAATCTAGATGTTGCAAAATCTAAATCATTTTCCTGTCAGTTGTGTACTGATATATTCGAGGATCAATTGTTGTTTTTCACTCACCTTAAGCAACATTATGAACCAAGCTCGGGGAGTCCGAGTGATGAAAGGAAAACCGGTGATCTGAAGAAGAAACCCAAATTACCACGTGTTAAGCATACCAAGAAACTGAAAAATGATAAATCATGTCGTGGAACAGTGGAAGATGTGGAAACAAGCTCAAATGTACAAGATCAACAGCAAACATCCGCATTCGATGGTCAAGGTTTTGAGCAAGCGCCTAGCAATCTGACTGACTATCAGCAACGATCTCAGCAACAAAATTCGGAGGTGATCGTAAATCCTTCACAACAAGCGGTGTGCGTAGAATCCGATAATGCAGCAGGTGAATTCAGTGAAACTGAAGATATGCTTGAAGGTATTCGTAATGTGGTACAAAAAGTTCAAGAAGCTGTCGACACTGACACAAATGATGGTTTAGGAGGGACATCTACACTTGAGAGGACGATTATTACAGCAGAAGAGAAGTTGTGGTATCAagcacaacaacaacagcagcatcaACCGCAGccacagcaacagcaacagcagcagcaacagcaacagcaacagcagcagcagcagcagcagcaacaacaacaaccaaaTCAGTCTAGTAGTACTGCGTCGGATATGGTGAAGTCAATTGATTTCACCTCAGATTTGGGAACCCACGAGATCCATATCAATGCTGGGAGTGATAATTTCGTACTATTTTTAAATAAGGCGGAGTTCAACGAGG ATATGTTACATTCCGGAAATACACCCCACCAACAAGCAACTCAACGTACGATCTCAACCGTTCCACAGCCGCCAATTCCTCCCAGTCACAATCCACCCGCTTCGTACATGATGGATTCCGATTCTCAACTACCGCAGCCAACGATTGGCGAGTGTGATATGAACATGCAAATATTGGACCTTGGTTCCACAGGTATTGAGAATCATCCTGAAATTGTTAAGCTTGTTGATTTTAACCTTTCAACAGTAACTGCTGCTACATCTACAATAAATTGTCAACTGGGTAGCAGCACGAAACTATTGAAAGATGAACAAGCATCCAATCCAGATAGTGACTCTGTAATAAACGACGATGGCTCGTTttacgtatttgatgaaaaCGTTGAGACAGAAGACTCCTGTGGAGAAGAGGCTAATACTGTGTGCAGTGGAGATGAGCAAGCTACCTACCCGAACACCCAACAATATGACGCAGATGCTGCAGAGGATCAAGTAGCGATAAAATGTAATTCAACGTTTCCGTCAGTTCCTCCCTGTAAAAAGAAAGGTCGAAAAAAGTTGGGCGATTTACCTAAGAAGACTAACAAAAAGTATCCTTGCACCGAGCCAGACTGTGATAAAGTATTCAACTCAAAAACTGCAGTTCGCTATCATGAATTGCAACACAAGAATGAGCGGCCCTATAACTGCATGCAGTGCTCGAAAAATTTCTTCACATCCAGTGCTTTGAAAGTTCACGAACGTCTGCACTCTGGTGAAAAACCGTATAAATGTGAGGAGTGTGGTCGAGCGTTCCGACAGTGGGGCGATATGAAGTACCATCAGTCGTCCATACACTCAAACGAAAAAACACATCAGTGCGAATTCTGTGGTAAAAAATTCGCCCGACGTTATTCCCTAGTCCTGCATCGCAAGATACATTTAAACGAGAAAAATTATGTTTGCGATATTTGCAACAAAGCCTTCAGAGCGAGCTCATACCTTCAGTCTCACCGGATGATACACACCGGTGAGAAACCGTATTCTTGCGGTATCTGCTCCAAAAAATTCCGATGCGGAGGAGACATGAAGCGACATCTCAAAACCCATGATCGCAACAGCAAGGGTGAATCCAGCCACAAAGTAGTACAAGCGGTAGAGGATAACTTGCATGATAAACAACCAAATACCCAAATAACTCGATCGTCTGCGACAGACGTGATCGACTTGACCAAGGTGAAATCCGAGGGTGGTAGTGCCGCGAAACTGACCAGCTGTATTCAAGCCCCTCCGGTAGTGACGGTGTTGTCGAAGGATATCGTACATGCCGGCAAAATTGCTAGTTCTGTCGGTCAGCAGCCACAACTGGTGTACTTACCGCCGACCATCGGGGATCAATTCCGGAATAAACCGGAAGAAACCGTACTGATGGATGTCTCGCGGTGGTAA
- the LOC129732579 gene encoding ubiquinone biosynthesis O-methyltransferase, mitochondrial-like — MGLYYCYYVVLCLVFGLVEKLVNLCKLDVLVDFLESNFGHFIIGLNDTRPKETAPTDSVSKSEVEHLAKMVTFWWDKQGPAKMLHTFYQVRVPLVVEGLAETGRISKADVSKTDSLKGIRILEAGCGGGVLAEDLARLGAYVVGVDPGQEMIYLAKEHVTTHSSKLKDSVEYHAITVEEHARKFAETYDAVVCSEVMEHVDEKESILRACVKCLKPGGSIFITTESKTMLAWFLWIVTAEYILRYIPKNTHFYEKFIKPEAISSILSKYGCQTQRVRGIFYDRPSNSWRFIENQYCNYGLHAVKR, encoded by the exons ATGGGTCTCTATTACTGCTACTACGTTGTTCTTTGCCTGGTATTCGGGCTAGTGGAAAAGTTAGTGAACCTGTGCAAACTCGACGTTCTCGTGGATTTTTTGGAATCCAATTTTGGACATTTCATAATAGGATT AAATGATACTCGTCCGAAGGAAACAGCACCAACGGATAGCGTTAGCAAATCAGAGGTTGAGCACTTGGCCAAAATGGTTACTTTCTGGTGGGATAAACAAGGACCCGCCAAAATGTTACACACATTTTATCAAGTACG GGTACCTCTAGTCGTTGAAGGTTTGGCAGAAACCGGACGAATTTCTAAAGCTGACGTTAGTAAGACTGACTCATTGAAAGGAATACGAATTTTAGAAGCCGGATGCGGTGGTGGAGTTTTAGCAGAGGACCTCGCTCGACTGGGAGCTTACGTGGTCGGCGTAGATCCGGGTCAAGAGATGATATATCTCGCTAAAGAACATGTTACCACCCATTCGTCCAAACTGAAAGATAGTGTGGAATATCACGCAATCACAGTAGAAGAACACGCTAGAAAGTTCGCCGAAACATACGATGCAGTCGTTTGCTCAGAAGTGATGGAGCACGTCGATGAAAAAGAATCGATTTTAAGGGCTTGTGTCAAATGTTTAAAG CCTGGAGGTTCTATCTTTATCACCACCGAAAGCAAAACAATGCTTGCATGGTTCCTCTGGATCGTAACCGCAGAATATATACTCAGATATATACCGAAAAACACACATTTCtatgaaaaatttatcaaaCCAGAAGCTATTTCTTCCATACTCAGCAAATATGGATGTCAAACGCAGCGAGTCCGTGGAATTTTCTATGATCGGCCATCCAACTCGTGGCGTTTCATTGAAAACCAATACTGTAACTATGGATTGCATGCAGTTAAGAGATAA
- the LOC129732578 gene encoding intraflagellar transport protein 57 homolog, giving the protein MFRHEYGLAMDRDQNGASIVSSYQVDDLMEKLKLLNFERLLLKEMKMKQINRYYFLKSFNPGEQFFMFTSICAWLNRMIGRTFDQPQEFDDPNMVISRIIRVLQEMDIPTDFQSNKLIQGAGPICIYIMDCLATQALKLTKFQIKRPECKKEDDPMVDLIENDSEIILEKVEEEQMAGVSDENDDEGNGLFDLNFSDQKYKKINNKEYKIDSLTASENWRLELERVLPQLKVVVKTDPRDWRAHLEQIRSLRANIETATEETDSQLKKLQTDIAYVMEKIESREKHLNNDLKDLIQTYKGVLIEYNQVNKLIKESDGEKTEKKHELLKITNELENIKVQMEQRGNSMTDGSPLINIKKAIFRIKEEISEMDIKIGVMEHTLNSEIIKQSAQYAEFDSMIMTAH; this is encoded by the exons ATGTTTCGTCACGAATACGGCCTCGCGATGGATCGCGATCAGAATGGGGCCTCGATTGTGTCCTCCTATCAGGTGGATGACTTGATGGAAAAGCTGAAACTGTTAAATTTCGAGCGACTTCTACTGAAGGAGATGAAAATGAAGCAAATTAATCGATACTATTTTCTAAAGTCATTCAATCCGGGGGAGCAGTTTTTCATGTTCACTTCTATATGTGCCTGGTTGAACCGAATGATAGGACGAACTTTTGACCAACCGCAGGAATTTGATGATCCAAATATGGTTATTTCAAGAATTATCCGAGTTTTACAGGAAATG GACATACCAACAGATTTTCAATCCAACAAGTTGATACAAGGAGCGGGTCCGATATGCATTTACATAATGGACTGCCTGGCAACCCAGGCTTTAAAGCTgaccaaatttcaaattaaacgtCCTGAGTGTAAAAAGGAAGACGATCCAATGGTGGATCTCATCGAAAATGATTCCGAGATTATTTTAGAAAAAGTTGAAGAAGAGCAAATGGCGGGAGTAAGCGATGAAAATGACGATGAAGGGAATGGATTGTTTGATCTGAATTTTTCTGACCAAAAATACAAAAAGATCAACAACAAGGAGTACAAGATAGACTCATTGACAGCTAGCGAAAACTGGCGGTTGGAACTGGAACGTGTTTTACCGCAGCTGAAAGTCGTGGTTAAAACAGATCCACGTGATTGGAGGGCTCATCTGGAGCAGATTAGAAGTTTGCGGGCCAACATTGAAACCGCAACTGAAGAAACGGATAGCCAGTTAAAGAAACTTCAGACCGATATAGCATATGTGATGGAGAAAATTGAAAGCCGCGAGAAACATCTGAACAATGACTTAAAAGATTTGATTCAAACTTATAAGGGAGTACTGATTGAGTATAATCAGGTGAACAAACTTATCAAGGAAAGCGATGGAGAAAAAACAGAGAAGAAGCACGAATTGTTAAAAATAACTAACGAGTTAGAAAATATAAAAGTTCAAATGGAGCAGAGAGGAAATTCCATGACTGACGGAA GTCCATTGATCAACATAAAGAAGGCAATTTTTAGAATAAAAGAAGAAATTTCCGAAATGGATATAAAAATCGGTGTTATGGAGCATACTTTGAACTCGGAGATTATAAAACAAAGTGCGCAGTACGCGGAATTCGATTCAATGATAATGACTGCGCATTGA